TGACAGAATGCGAAATGTCTCTCCGGCGCTTTACCGCTCTGCCATCCCAATCGATCCTGACCGTGCGGTGGGGATCGCCGGAGTGATCGTGATACCAAGAGGGAAGGGTCCGCATCGTGACAGATCGGACCGGATTAGGCCGGATCTCAGTGCTCGGCAGTGGGTCAGTTCTACGCGCGAGTTGACAACTGCAGGCATATCGTCACCTCAGAGTCGGCTTCCCGCATTCAGGACAGGTCGATCCTTCGCACAGTCCTTTGATCGAGTATCCGCAGCGCGCACAGATAGCTCCCACGCATGATTGCTTACGGCGTCTCGCCAGACAAATTTCCAAGGCAATGGCGCTCACTCCCAAGCCAAGTGCAGGAGTCCAGCCTGCGATTGATGCGAACCACTGAGCATCTGAGCTTGTTGGAGGCGGCCACCACAGAAACACGCCGTCCTCAAGCCTCTGATCGGCCGCATTGATGCCAACGCCAGTAACGGCGACTCCGATTCCGTTGTGCGGGCGATTTGCATGGTAGCGAGAAGTGATGAACAACCCATTCGTCCATACCGCTCTCCAGCCGTAGCCCAGCGTCAGTCTGATCGACCACCATGCGCTGGCAATCCATAGGACTGAACACACCAGTGTCGCGACGCCGAAGGCCGCGCGGAGCATTATCGCGCGACTCGGGCGCTTGGGTTCCCTCATCGGAAACTCGCTATAGACTTCACGGGCGTGCTCCCGGTACAGGAAGGGGTTCTGGAATGTAGAGCGGCCGGTCGGGATTTCTCTTTCTCTGCCGAGGATTCGTCGGATCTGGGATGTGCGTAGGTGGCAGGTCCTTCTCCTTCTTGCATAGCAAGGACCCGTCTGAGCACGTGCAGATTGGTTGACCAAAGATGAATCGCACACACTGCTCGTCAAGGTGTTCATCGGGTCGAGTACCCCACTCGCGCCCAGGTTTGAGAACAGGATTGCCTTCTGGGTCAGTGTCGATGGGAGCCTCTCCCCACTTCGAAGGACATCCTGCCGGGTCTGATCCATCGGGACCCGACTGGCCGCACACGACATGGTACGTTGTTGAGTGCGGTACGCATTTGAAGCACACTGTCACCACCTCACCTCCATGGAGCAACTGGAGCTTTTGGCAGACTTGCACGCTGACCGCCCACATCCAGCACTTTGTTTGACCTGGGTCGCACCTGTCATTGCAACTTGCAAGCTCACGTCCATTTGCAAGCTTGAGACGCTCCCGTGCAGGGGTTTCGTGCAGATTCTCATAGCACTTGAACGCGAAGCCAGCACAGTTGAAGTCCTTGATTGGCGGTGTTGGGTGGTCACAGTCTGGACAGATCGAGCACAATCCCATCGGATCTAGCAAGCGTGTGGTGTCCGAAGCCATTGCTTCATAAAGAGAGCCCACAATGTAGATGGAAACCGGATCGCGCCGGTCCCAACGTCCTACCTGCGTAAGGTAAGTGCGATATCGAGAGATGTAATCCCCCGTCGCCGGGTTGAACACATACCCATCCCAGCCGATCGAGTTGTCGGGGCCGCCGGTGCCTGAGTTCGAGATCAAGCCGCTTGCGAGCGAGCTGGCCGACACTCCCGCGAGCGTGCGATCGCTTGAGTTGATCGTGCCGTCGCGGTTCAGGTCCGCCTCGGCGCGGTAGAGACTCGAGGTGATCGGCACGGGAGTGCCGCCGTTGGCGACGATGATGTTGCCGACGAGCGCCGAGTCGGTGAACCCCGAGTTCCCGTCGCCGTTCACATCGCCTGGGCGGTGGTGCCTCGCCTGGCCGTAGCTGTCGTAGCTCACGCGCTCGACCAAGGTGGCAGTGCGATTCAGCACCGCCACGCTCGAGAACATCCCGTCCGTCATGTGGTACCAGGTGTTCTCGTTCGAGTCGGTGTAGTCGCCGTCGTTGTTCAGGTCCGCGCGGTGCATCAGGCAGTCGTCAATGTACCGCAGGCCCCAGACATACTGCACGCGCTTGTTCAGGCCGGGACTCGAGATGTACTCCTTGTCCACCCGCTCCTCGAGAAGCTGCCAGCTTGCGGAATAGGCGAAGACGCGCTCCTCGTCCAGAGTGCCGTCAAGATTGGTGTCCTCGCGCTTGAGCGTGCGCCAAGTCAAGCCGTTGAACTCCTGCTCGAGCTTCGTGACGACGGTGGTTCCGTCGTCCACCTCGACCTTGACCAGGCGGTTCCACGCATCGTGCGTGTAGATCGTTGTGTTTCCACTGGTGACCGCGTCGGTGGCCATGTTCCCCGCGGCGTCGTAGCCGAGCGTGTGTTCGGGACCTGAGTTCGGGAGCGTGCGCGTGAGCAGTTCGTTCACGGCGTTGTGCGTGCGGGTTTCCGTCTCAGGCGCGGGTGGGCTTCCTGGGGCCCAGGATTGGAACTCGTTCCAGTTGCCGAGCAGATCGAGATCCCACGACTGCGTGCCGACTCCGTCCACAGGCGAGCCCGAGATGAGGTTCGCCCAGGTGTTCCGACGCGCCTTCTTCAGACGGTCGAGCCCGTCGTTCGTGTAGGTGTGGCTCCGGTTCCACAGGTTGCCCCTGCGGACATCGAGGACGGCCGTCCTGTTGCCGCGGTCGTCGTAGCCATATTGGAGGGCCACGATCTGCGGCTTCGTCGGCAGACTCGATGCGCTCGTCAACCCGCCGTCGGCCCAGGTCTGGAGCGCAAGCCGACCGAACTGGTCGAAGCCGGGATAGAAACCCTGCGTCTGCGTGGTGTATCCCACCGTGCGGCGCTTGCCGTCGAGCGAGAGCGTGAAGTCGAGCTGCACATCGGGTTGGTCGAGGTCGACCAGGATCGTCCGGCCCACGCCCACGAAGGCGTAGTTCACCATCGAGGTGTTCGTGCTGCTTGTCAGGTTGAACTTGAACTGGTTCACGCGGCTGATGCGGTCGTCCGTGCCGCCCGAGGTGCCGAAGGCGTATTCGAGCACTTCCGGGTCGTGGCCCGAGGAGTTCACCTTGCGAGGATAGGCCAGTCCCGTCTGGCGGGAGAAGTTGCCGGTCGAGCTTGAACCGATCTCTGCGTTGGCATACTCGTAGCCCACGAGCCGCGTGTCGCCGGTCGGCAGGCCGCCGCCGTCGTAGGAGACGGCGCCCTTGGAGTGCTGATAGACCTTCTCGACCTGGCCGAGCGGGGTGTAGCCGAACTCGACCTCGTTCCGAACGGTTGGTCCTGCCGACTCGAGCGAGGTGACCTTCGAGAGTCGGCCGGCGGAGTCGAAGCTCAGATCGATCCGATCGATCGTGGCATCGATGTTCGAGGCGGTCGCGGTCGCGGTGTCGCGCGTCATGCGGCCGAGCGCGTCACGCTCGTACTCGTGCAGCGTCTCGTTCTGGTCGACCATGGCCACGATCTCGCCCTGGCGGTTGTAGCCGTAGAAGACGGTGCGGGTCGCCAGGGTCGAGCTCCCTTCGCCGGGCGGGTAGATGATCTTGAGCAGCAGGTCGTTCGAGAAAATCGACGACGAGACGAACGGGTCAGTTTCGCGCGCGAGTTGACGCTGACAGCATGACAGCGTCACTTGCTCACTCGACAGGGTCCGAACCCGAGAAGTGCGTCAACTCCCAGTTGGCGCGTTGACTTGCCTCCATCGTTACTTCGCGGTTGCAGACGCTGTTGGCGAGCCTCCTCGGTAGCGGCGCGGTCGAGCTCCGCCCTCAGGGCTGCGGCATGCTCGTTGGCAGACAACTCCTTCAGGAGCCTCACAAACGATGGCCCCCGATGGACCGCCGACCGGACATGAGACGGCCATTCAATGCCCTCCCAATCCGCCGCGCTCTGCAGCATCGCCGACAACAACAGTTGTGCGACGCGCGAATCGACCGCCCGGTCAAACCAGTCCAAAAGCAGTGGACGCGGTGGAACATCGGAGCGCTGCTGCCAAAATTCCAGCAGAATCGCGGTGACTTTGTGGCCTCCGGCTCGGTCGATCGCGAGGTTCTGGAGCATCCGCACGAGAGAGGCTTGGTCAGCAATCTCACTCGGCGTATCCAAGAGGATCCGTAGGCATTCTGCGCGATCAAGCCTGATCGCAGCGGCGATTGCTGAATCATGCCTTACCGGTACACCCCTTTCCGCGAGCATGCGGATTCCAACCGGCCAATCGACCTCGACCGCTTGCACTGCGAACGCGCGCCCAATCTTCGGTGGTGGCGGCATGCAAATGCACGCTAGGGCGCTACTGAGAAGCTCTGGATCCCTTGCGTCAATCGCTGCGCGCACCCAATCCTCGGGTGCCGCCAACTTCGGAGAGGCACCCTGCGGCACCACATCCTGTTCGCACGGCCGTCTGCCTTCCAAGTAGTCAACAAACACGCTTTCTCGAAACACGCTCTCCCTATCACCCAAACGACTGAGGCGTTCCACCCTCACACGCAGTCGTTCCACTAGCGACTTTCCGTCCCTTCCGAGATCATGTGGACTGACACCTTGACGCACAAGTTCTTGGAGCGCCGAGATTGTCATACCACCTTTGCCGTCGATCGGCTCCCCATCGCGGCCCAGCGTGACGCCATTTGAGATCAAGAGCCGCACGGTCTCCCCCGACCACGCACGCCCGAGGAGAAGATGACCCCTCTGCCGAGGGTCGCTGGGGTCGGAACCCGCAGCCAAGAGCAAGCTGACCAATTGGCTCTCCAGTGGCTGCCCCATGGCACTACTAAGAACTGACAGCTCCTCGACTCCGTCCTCGACACTTCCGTTCGGATCTGCGCCTGCTGCGAGCAGCCAACCGAGACTCTTGATGTCGCTCTGGCGAGCGGCGTAGGACAGTGGGGTGTGAAGCGAGTCCATCGCACGCGTTGTGGGAACACCAGCGTCCGCCAACGCTCGCACACCCTCCGGCCACTTCGCGCGAATGCACTCGTAGAACAACCAGGAACTCTCTTTGATCTCCTCTGGCGAGGCGCAGTTAAGTGCGTCAATCAGCAGGCGTTCGTCGCAGGACTCGACCGCACACTTCATCCACGCCAGCGCGTCGCTCGACATTGTGTGGCGCTCGAGCAATACGACAGAAGGACTCGAGATCGCCAAAGTCCAGCAGGAAAGAACGGCTATAGCGGCTGTTACCACTACCGCCCAATCTCGGCCCGAAACAGCCGAGTGGAGATTTCGTCCACTACGCCTCATGGTCCTTGCGTCCTTGCCTCCGTGCGTCTTGGTCGCACCGTTCCACCGCGGCGTCGATGCAGTCGTATATCTGACTCTGTGAGATATCCTGCACTGACCAGAAGTTCTTTCCAAAGTCGGGGCTGACGCAGCCATACCACTTCACTATTGCCTCTGTCACGCTTGTTTTCCAGATCATGCCCCGCTGACGGCAGCATCTCATCTCAACCGCCGCATGCAAACTGCCGATTCTACGGGTAGCCGACCGAGCCGTGGACGCGAGCAGCCCCTCCAGGTCATAGGGGCTCATGTAGAAACTGCTCAGAGTCGCGAGACCCGCAGCATCCGTCCAGAAGTGCTCCGCTTGACGCCTCAGGAATCGGCGGAGAGCCCATGAAGAGATGCCGCCCATCGCGTTACCGACTTGCACTCCTGTTCCAACTGCTTGCACAACACCAATGAACTCAATCCAGTCATTTGCCCTACTCATCAGCTTGGTGTACTCAACTGGATCGCGGCCAACCGGCGTCAGCGTAGTCGTTTGTGGGACGCAATAGCACTCGTTGAGTCTGAGTCCATTGGCGCAATCCGTGCAGTCAGCGTCATCCCGCCGCAACCCATACTGATCTGGTGCCAGGCCACGCGAATCGGTGAACCATATCGGCCTCCCCAGGCAATAGCTATATAGAGAGAGGTCGTGCGAGTACCCAATCGGATCCCTCTCCCTCCACCTGCCGAGGTCCGGACCATAGGTGCGGTGCCTAACGAGATAGTCACCCACCGCCGGATTGAACACATACCCGTCCCAGCCGATCGAGTTGTCGGGGCCGCCGGTGCCTGAGTTCGAGATCAAGCCGCTTGCGAGTGCGCTGGCCGACACTCCCGCGAGCGTGCGATCGCTTGAGTTGATCGTGCCGTCGCGGTTCAGGTCCGCCTCGGCGCGGTAGAGACTCGAGGTGATCGGCACGGGAGTGCCGCCGTTGGCGACGATGATGGTGCCGACGAGCGCCGAGTCGGTGAACCCCGAGTTCCCGTCGCCGTTCACATCGCCTGGGCGATGGTGCCTCGCCTGGCCGTAGCTGTCGTAGCTCACGCGCTCGACCAAGGTGGCAGTGCGATTCAGCACCGCC
This region of Phycisphaeraceae bacterium genomic DNA includes:
- a CDS encoding ankyrin repeat domain-containing protein; amino-acid sequence: MSSDALAWMKCAVESCDERLLIDALNCASPEEIKESSWLFYECIRAKWPEGVRALADAGVPTTRAMDSLHTPLSYAARQSDIKSLGWLLAAGADPNGSVEDGVEELSVLSSAMGQPLESQLVSLLLAAGSDPSDPRQRGHLLLGRAWSGETVRLLISNGVTLGRDGEPIDGKGGMTISALQELVRQGVSPHDLGRDGKSLVERLRVRVERLSRLGDRESVFRESVFVDYLEGRRPCEQDVVPQGASPKLAAPEDWVRAAIDARDPELLSSALACICMPPPPKIGRAFAVQAVEVDWPVGIRMLAERGVPVRHDSAIAAAIRLDRAECLRILLDTPSEIADQASLVRMLQNLAIDRAGGHKVTAILLEFWQQRSDVPPRPLLLDWFDRAVDSRVAQLLLSAMLQSAADWEGIEWPSHVRSAVHRGPSFVRLLKELSANEHAAALRAELDRAATEEARQQRLQPRSNDGGKSTRQLGVDALLGFGPCRVSK